One window of Candidatus Anaeroferrophillus wilburensis genomic DNA carries:
- the cls gene encoding cardiolipin synthase has protein sequence MTVTNWTFVHFFEILGYLLAIILIPRILLERRHPGATLAWILAIGLIPYLGVPVYFLIGGKRIKKIISEIERLAVPPQHFSLPAGSLSPPLSRVAGLLEQTGAFSPVGGNRCQLVDDGVEAYESLAVLIRNAESSIEIATFILGHDDVGRKLVAMLAAKARQGVKVRLLLDALGCFFTKGRFVQPLRDAGGQVGVFLPLLQIRTRWSANLRNHRKMVIVDGKRAITGGMNLAKAYLGPTRDRKRWKDVAFFMEGRGVDDLRQVFWHDWLYATGESYDLNLPAHGLGGSHMVGSIVQVVADGPVFPARRPLYSGILAALHQAEKSIWVVSPYFVPDEPLSAALELAARMGREVRLIIPERSNHPLVDLAGNSFLPDLLAAGVQLYRYQAGMTHAKMIVIDGQLAVVGTVNMDIRSFQLNFELAMFLYSQGDVCQVVAAVERIMAASRLVSLEEIQQRGRVREFAEDICRVFSPVL, from the coding sequence ATGACTGTCACCAACTGGACATTTGTCCATTTTTTTGAGATCCTCGGGTATCTGCTGGCCATTATCCTCATCCCCAGGATTCTCCTTGAACGGCGACATCCCGGGGCAACGCTGGCCTGGATTCTGGCTATCGGCTTGATACCCTATCTGGGGGTGCCAGTCTACTTCCTTATCGGCGGTAAGCGGATAAAAAAAATTATCAGTGAAATCGAAAGGCTTGCTGTCCCCCCGCAGCATTTTTCCCTGCCCGCCGGCAGCTTGAGCCCACCACTTTCGCGAGTTGCCGGTTTACTGGAGCAGACCGGGGCATTTTCGCCGGTGGGCGGCAATCGTTGTCAGCTCGTCGATGATGGTGTCGAGGCGTATGAGTCGCTGGCCGTCCTGATCAGGAACGCGGAATCATCAATTGAAATCGCAACCTTTATCCTCGGACATGATGATGTCGGGCGAAAGCTGGTTGCCATGCTGGCGGCTAAAGCCAGGCAGGGGGTAAAGGTTCGCTTACTGCTTGATGCGCTTGGTTGTTTTTTCACCAAGGGGCGGTTCGTCCAACCGCTGAGGGATGCCGGCGGTCAGGTGGGGGTTTTTCTGCCGCTGCTGCAGATTCGGACCCGCTGGTCGGCCAATTTGCGCAATCATCGGAAAATGGTCATCGTTGACGGCAAACGGGCGATTACGGGAGGCATGAATCTGGCCAAGGCTTACCTCGGGCCGACCAGGGATCGCAAACGCTGGAAAGATGTGGCGTTTTTTATGGAAGGGCGCGGAGTTGACGATCTCAGACAGGTGTTTTGGCATGACTGGCTGTATGCCACCGGCGAATCGTATGACCTGAACCTGCCGGCGCACGGGCTTGGGGGAAGTCACATGGTTGGCAGCATTGTCCAGGTGGTTGCCGACGGGCCGGTTTTTCCGGCGCGCCGGCCGCTTTACTCCGGCATTCTGGCGGCGCTGCATCAGGCGGAAAAGAGTATCTGGGTTGTCAGCCCCTACTTTGTTCCTGACGAACCTCTCTCAGCGGCCCTGGAACTGGCGGCCCGTATGGGGCGCGAGGTCCGTCTGATTATTCCCGAACGGTCGAATCATCCGCTGGTGGATCTGGCCGGGAACTCTTTTCTCCCCGATCTGCTGGCTGCGGGAGTTCAACTCTATCGTTATCAAGCAGGCATGACCCATGCTAAAATGATTGTCATCGATGGTCAACTGGCGGTGGTGGGTACCGTCAATATGGACATCCGCAGCTTTCAGCTCAATTTCGAGCTGGCAATGTTTCTTTACTCCCAGGGCGATGTCTGCCAGGTGGTTGCCGCTGTGGAGCGGATCATGGCCGCATCCCGTCTGGTCAGCCTTGAAGAAATCCAGCAGCGGGGCAGGGTGCGGGAATTTGCCGAGGATATCTGCCGGGTGTTCTCACCGGTACTCTAG
- a CDS encoding HAD-IC family P-type ATPase, with amino-acid sequence MEWYQQEVEGVLAALQTTANGLSGEEIGRRLQHYGPNQLQAEEQVKRFVIAVHQFKSPLIYILLIAALVTALLAEYVDTGVIMAVVILNGIIGYLQEFKAEESVRALKKMLVPRARVVRDGLEQEVDSSSLVPGDLVLLTSGNKVPADLRLMKTLQLRIDESMLTGESVPVDKLNAAISYDNLSPGDQLNMAFTGTTVVSGRARGIVVATGLQTALGRIAEEVREAAYVKVPLQMHLERFARRLAVVIVGMSLLVFLIGLFHGISLAEMFIVAVATAVSAIPEGLPVAVTIALAIGVARMAKRQAIVRKLPAVETLGSTTVIGSDKTGTLTRNEMTVNRLFAGGHVYEMTGSGYEPSGELLCDALPVDPLLAEHEPLRTLLRIGLLCNESQLYREAEQYKVDGDPTEGALIVAAMKAGLAVEAEQQRYPLVAMLPFESEYGYMATLHRQGEKKLLFLKGAPEIVLARCGADSVGDIFDRQAVLQTAERFAGLGLRVLAMAAKEVAPDLEEPTHAMVDGGFLFAGLQGMIDPPRMEVQEAVAGCRRAGIKTIMITGDHAVTAVAVAGKLGIGGPDPQVLTGKQLEKMDDDELFNRLESVSVFARVTPQHKLRITHQLLRHGEVVAVTGDGVNDAPALKAAHIGIAMGRTGTDVAKEAADMVLVDDNFASIFAAVEEGRVVYDNIRKVTLFLVSCGFGELVAILATSLLGLPIPYNPAQILWLNLVTNGLQDVALAFEPGEPGVLLRQPRRPTEGIISPLMIRRIVIMGLIMAAGTVLMFFTYLRLGMALEKARTVALTTMVFFQFYQAANCRSEEKSVFQLNPFGNPFLFYSLIAAFFAQLVVLYVPMFQWIFRTVPLTVGDMGLIILAATSIIVGVEMDKWRLNRRKNLV; translated from the coding sequence ATGGAATGGTACCAGCAGGAAGTTGAGGGAGTGCTTGCCGCTCTGCAGACGACAGCCAATGGTCTTTCGGGTGAAGAGATCGGCCGCCGTCTGCAGCACTATGGTCCCAATCAGCTCCAGGCTGAGGAGCAGGTGAAACGTTTTGTCATTGCCGTGCATCAGTTTAAAAGCCCGCTCATCTACATCCTTCTCATTGCGGCCCTGGTGACCGCATTACTGGCTGAATATGTTGATACCGGGGTGATCATGGCAGTGGTGATCCTCAACGGGATCATCGGTTACCTGCAGGAATTTAAAGCTGAGGAGAGCGTCAGGGCACTGAAAAAAATGCTGGTGCCCCGGGCCCGGGTAGTGCGTGATGGCCTGGAACAGGAGGTCGACAGCAGCAGCCTGGTTCCTGGTGACCTGGTGCTTCTAACCTCCGGCAACAAGGTGCCTGCCGATTTGCGGCTGATGAAAACCCTGCAGCTGCGTATTGATGAATCAATGTTGACCGGTGAATCGGTGCCGGTGGATAAGCTGAATGCTGCCATCAGTTACGACAACCTGTCACCCGGCGATCAGCTGAATATGGCCTTCACGGGGACCACGGTGGTCAGCGGCCGGGCCCGGGGGATTGTGGTGGCCACCGGACTCCAGACGGCCCTTGGCCGGATAGCGGAGGAGGTCCGGGAGGCTGCCTATGTAAAGGTTCCTCTGCAGATGCATTTGGAGCGTTTTGCCCGGCGGTTGGCCGTGGTAATTGTAGGCATGTCGCTGCTGGTTTTTCTTATCGGCCTGTTCCATGGAATAAGCCTTGCCGAGATGTTTATTGTGGCGGTGGCCACCGCTGTTTCCGCCATTCCTGAAGGACTGCCGGTGGCGGTGACCATTGCCTTGGCCATCGGTGTTGCCCGGATGGCCAAGCGCCAAGCCATTGTCCGGAAACTGCCGGCAGTGGAAACTCTGGGCAGCACGACGGTCATCGGTTCCGATAAAACCGGCACCTTGACCAGGAATGAAATGACCGTTAATCGTCTTTTTGCCGGGGGCCATGTGTATGAAATGACCGGCAGCGGCTATGAACCTTCGGGTGAACTCCTGTGTGATGCGTTGCCGGTTGATCCGCTGCTGGCTGAACATGAGCCGTTGCGAACCCTTCTGCGCATTGGGTTGTTGTGTAACGAATCCCAATTGTATCGGGAGGCAGAGCAGTATAAAGTTGATGGCGACCCCACGGAAGGGGCGCTGATCGTTGCCGCCATGAAAGCTGGTTTGGCTGTTGAAGCGGAACAGCAGCGCTATCCCCTGGTGGCCATGCTGCCTTTTGAATCTGAATATGGTTACATGGCTACCCTGCATCGGCAGGGGGAGAAAAAACTGCTCTTTTTGAAAGGCGCTCCCGAGATTGTTCTTGCCAGATGCGGGGCGGATAGTGTGGGAGATATTTTTGACCGTCAGGCCGTTCTGCAGACTGCCGAGCGATTTGCCGGTCTGGGGCTGAGGGTGCTGGCAATGGCGGCCAAGGAAGTTGCTCCCGATCTTGAAGAGCCGACCCACGCCATGGTCGATGGGGGATTTCTTTTTGCCGGTCTGCAGGGGATGATCGATCCCCCGCGCATGGAAGTCCAGGAGGCGGTTGCCGGCTGCCGTCGGGCTGGCATCAAAACCATCATGATTACTGGTGACCATGCGGTTACCGCGGTGGCGGTTGCCGGCAAACTGGGGATTGGTGGTCCCGATCCCCAGGTGTTGACCGGCAAGCAGCTGGAAAAGATGGATGATGATGAACTCTTCAACCGCTTGGAATCGGTGTCGGTTTTTGCCCGGGTTACCCCCCAGCATAAGCTGCGGATTACCCATCAGTTGTTGCGCCATGGTGAGGTGGTGGCGGTTACCGGCGATGGGGTCAACGATGCTCCGGCCTTAAAAGCGGCCCATATCGGTATCGCCATGGGGCGGACCGGGACGGATGTAGCCAAGGAAGCCGCCGATATGGTGCTGGTGGATGACAACTTCGCCAGCATTTTTGCGGCGGTGGAAGAAGGTCGGGTAGTCTACGATAATATCAGGAAAGTGACCCTTTTTCTGGTATCCTGTGGCTTTGGCGAGCTGGTGGCCATTTTGGCCACCTCCCTCCTGGGTCTGCCGATTCCCTACAACCCGGCTCAGATTCTCTGGCTCAATCTGGTGACCAACGGGCTTCAGGATGTTGCCCTTGCCTTTGAGCCGGGAGAGCCGGGAGTCTTGCTGCGCCAACCGCGCCGGCCCACCGAGGGAATTATCTCTCCCCTGATGATCCGGCGGATTGTCATCATGGGTTTGATTATGGCTGCCGGCACCGTCCTCATGTTCTTCACCTATCTCCGACTGGGAATGGCGTTGGAAAAGGCCAGGACGGTTGCCCTGACGACCATGGTCTTTTTTCAGTTTTACCAGGCTGCCAACTGCCGCTCTGAAGAGAAGTCCGTTTTTCAGCTGAATCCGTTTGGTAACCCCTTTCTTTTTTACAGTCTTATTGCCGCATTTTTCGCCCAGTTGGTGGTACTCTATGTGCCCATGTTCCAGTGGATTTTCAGGACTGTGCCGTTGACGGTGGGTGACATGGGTCTGATTATTCTGGCAGCGACATCGATTATTGTCGGAGTTGAAATGGACAAGTGGCGGCTGAACCGGCGGAAAAATCTTGTTTAG
- the selB gene encoding selenocysteine-specific translation elongation factor yields MHHKRVILGTAGHVDHGKTTLVKVLTGTDTDRLLEEKKRGITIELGFAHLDLPDGQSLGIVDVPGHERFIKNMVAGVGGIDLVALLIAADEGVMPQTREHLDICRLLGVEKGLVVLSKTDLVDDEWRELVIDDVRKVVAGTFLAEAPILPVSATTGAGIEALLRELMKLAAETVDRPVGGPFRLPVDRAFVMKGFGTVVTGTTLSGTVTVGDQVVLLPGGLTSKVRGVQTYGSSRETAAAGERTAINLQGLEKSLIVRGEVLAHPHTLQPTSMIDIYYHHLPGASVPLKPRSKMMVHCGTAAIMATVVVLSGKVINPGESGFVQVRLDFPTVVLYGDRLVLRSFAWQETMGGGRVLNPRPQKHRLKEYEQLSPTLEQLRQGQMPQVIAILIDDAGIKGLAMVELAGRVNLSHKQLKTLLDEMSSTGEVVRYDVDRQAYISGRWFVQLKEKLENLVAAYHQQHPVKPGILKEELKSRMQLGQSLFTSIMQRSIKEQRLVLEQEIIRMPDHQVRLAADEQRLKEQLRQAFQQAGLQFPDFRELCAQFGASEAEMKTMVRMLEKEGELIRVREGCYISRNHFEQLKSTVVRYFEQERELTTLQFKEMVGLTRKYIIPLIECLDVSKVTRREGDVRVLWK; encoded by the coding sequence ATGCATCATAAACGGGTTATTCTGGGAACCGCGGGTCATGTTGATCATGGCAAGACCACCCTGGTCAAAGTGCTGACCGGGACCGACACTGACCGGCTGCTGGAGGAAAAGAAGCGGGGAATCACCATTGAATTGGGATTTGCCCATCTGGATCTTCCCGATGGCCAGTCTTTGGGTATTGTTGATGTTCCCGGCCATGAGCGATTCATTAAAAATATGGTTGCCGGGGTTGGCGGCATTGATCTGGTGGCCCTGTTGATTGCTGCTGATGAAGGGGTGATGCCCCAGACCCGGGAACACCTTGATATCTGCCGGCTGCTGGGGGTTGAAAAGGGGCTGGTAGTCCTCAGTAAGACTGATCTGGTGGATGATGAATGGCGAGAGCTGGTTATCGATGATGTCAGGAAGGTGGTTGCCGGGACCTTTCTTGCTGAGGCACCCATCCTGCCGGTGTCGGCGACCACCGGTGCAGGCATTGAAGCATTGCTCCGTGAGTTGATGAAGCTGGCAGCTGAAACCGTTGACCGGCCGGTAGGCGGGCCTTTTCGGCTGCCGGTTGACCGTGCCTTTGTTATGAAGGGTTTTGGGACCGTGGTTACCGGAACCACTCTTTCCGGGACGGTAACCGTCGGCGATCAGGTGGTTCTGCTGCCCGGCGGACTGACCAGCAAGGTCAGGGGGGTGCAGACCTATGGCAGCAGCCGGGAAACAGCTGCTGCCGGTGAGCGGACGGCGATCAATCTCCAGGGTTTGGAAAAATCGCTGATTGTCCGCGGTGAGGTCCTGGCACATCCTCATACGCTGCAGCCCACATCGATGATTGATATCTATTACCATCATTTGCCAGGTGCTTCAGTGCCTTTGAAGCCGCGCAGCAAGATGATGGTCCATTGTGGTACGGCAGCCATTATGGCAACGGTGGTTGTCCTTTCGGGTAAGGTGATTAATCCCGGTGAATCGGGGTTCGTCCAGGTGCGGCTGGATTTTCCCACCGTGGTGCTCTATGGGGATCGCCTGGTGCTGCGCAGCTTTGCTTGGCAGGAAACCATGGGTGGGGGGAGGGTGCTCAATCCCCGGCCGCAAAAACATCGCCTGAAAGAGTATGAACAGCTGTCGCCGACTCTTGAGCAGCTGCGCCAGGGGCAGATGCCCCAAGTGATTGCCATCTTGATCGATGATGCAGGTATCAAGGGCCTTGCCATGGTTGAACTGGCCGGCCGGGTAAACCTTTCCCACAAACAGCTTAAGACACTTCTGGATGAGATGAGTTCAACCGGCGAGGTGGTCAGATACGATGTGGACCGTCAGGCCTACATTAGTGGGCGTTGGTTTGTTCAGTTGAAGGAGAAACTTGAAAATCTGGTTGCTGCTTACCATCAGCAGCATCCGGTAAAGCCCGGCATCCTTAAGGAAGAGCTCAAATCCCGCATGCAGCTCGGCCAATCCCTCTTTACCAGCATCATGCAGCGGAGTATCAAGGAACAACGGCTGGTTCTGGAACAGGAGATTATCAGGATGCCTGACCATCAGGTACGGTTGGCGGCCGATGAACAGCGGCTGAAAGAGCAGCTCCGCCAGGCCTTCCAGCAGGCCGGGCTGCAGTTTCCTGATTTCCGTGAGCTGTGTGCCCAGTTCGGAGCCTCGGAGGCTGAGATGAAAACCATGGTCAGGATGCTGGAAAAAGAGGGTGAGCTGATTCGGGTGCGGGAAGGGTGCTATATCTCCCGCAATCACTTTGAACAGTTGAAGTCTACCGTTGTCCGCTACTTTGAACAAGAGCGGGAGTTAACCACCCTCCAGTTTAAGGAGATGGTCGGTCTGACCCGCAAATATATTATCCCCCTGATTGAATGCCTTGATGTTTCTAAAGTGACCCGGCGGGAGGGTGATGTCCGGGTGTTGTGGAAATAG
- a CDS encoding ABC transporter permease, which yields MLAGGSWAIFLREMMILHSRGKKVLFSMAVSPLLYLVAFGLGVGRDMQIGGHSYIEFLIPGLVAMGSMNQSFGIAGEINIARFYWKIFEEFQASPLSDLAYVIGEVLAGVAKALMSVAIILLLSLLFGVHLAFFNPLFWLGVLLNAFVFASLAVMAAMLVKSHADQAMLFNFIITPMAFLGGTFFPISKMPVWVQCLLQILPLTHASRLIRSGAYGQTSPWWPLALLMAIGVLFFLLAHRSVCQARD from the coding sequence ATGCTTGCGGGTGGCAGCTGGGCGATCTTTTTGCGTGAGATGATGATTCTCCATAGCCGGGGGAAAAAGGTCCTCTTTTCCATGGCGGTTTCGCCGCTGTTGTATCTGGTGGCCTTCGGCCTTGGCGTTGGTCGGGATATGCAGATCGGCGGCCATTCGTATATTGAATTTCTCATTCCCGGCCTGGTGGCCATGGGCAGCATGAATCAGTCTTTCGGGATCGCCGGAGAAATCAATATTGCCCGGTTTTACTGGAAAATTTTTGAGGAATTCCAGGCGTCGCCGCTCTCGGATCTGGCTTACGTTATTGGTGAAGTCCTGGCTGGGGTGGCGAAGGCGCTCATGTCGGTAGCCATCATCCTGCTGTTGTCATTGCTTTTTGGCGTTCATCTGGCTTTTTTCAATCCGCTTTTCTGGCTTGGTGTTTTGCTGAACGCCTTTGTTTTTGCATCCCTGGCGGTCATGGCGGCGATGCTGGTAAAATCCCATGCTGATCAGGCGATGCTGTTTAACTTCATTATTACCCCGATGGCTTTTTTAGGGGGAACATTCTTCCCGATTTCAAAGATGCCGGTTTGGGTGCAATGTCTGCTGCAGATTCTGCCGTTGACCCATGCTTCCCGGCTGATCCGCAGTGGTGCCTACGGCCAGACATCTCCCTGGTGGCCATTGGCTCTGCTGATGGCCATCGGGGTACTTTTTTTTCTCCTGGCACATCGTTCAGTCTGCCAGGCCAGGGATTAA
- a CDS encoding ABC transporter ATP-binding protein: MVKPAIVIQQLSKTYGSIKALAGVDLQVEQGELFALLGPNGAGKTTMVRIMTGLTRADAGRVFINGINAGEQPIAAKRQVGLVPQMTNLDSELTVYQNLDLHGRFFAMGRRQRRQRIEELLAYVELGDRLQTPVKNLSGGMKRRLLIIRAMMHNPTILFMDEPTVGLDAAIRRRIWSIIRRIQNEGTTILLTTHYIEEAEYLAARVAFVDRGEVVAVDRPASLVQQKGRWVVDRLVDNELQSQFFLDHEAAQAAAAAVSGGVTIRRVNLEDVFLDLTGRKVAES, translated from the coding sequence ATGGTAAAGCCCGCAATTGTCATCCAGCAGTTGAGTAAAACCTATGGCAGCATCAAGGCTCTTGCCGGTGTTGATCTGCAGGTGGAACAGGGAGAACTGTTTGCCTTGCTGGGTCCCAACGGTGCCGGCAAAACAACCATGGTGAGGATTATGACCGGCTTAACAAGGGCGGATGCCGGCAGGGTTTTCATCAATGGCATTAATGCCGGTGAGCAGCCGATCGCGGCTAAGCGGCAGGTGGGGCTTGTACCGCAGATGACCAACCTGGACAGCGAGCTGACCGTTTACCAGAATCTTGATCTCCATGGTCGGTTTTTTGCTATGGGGCGAAGGCAGCGCCGGCAACGGATAGAAGAGTTGCTGGCCTATGTGGAGCTTGGTGACCGGCTGCAGACGCCGGTCAAAAATTTGTCCGGTGGGATGAAACGCCGGTTGCTGATCATCCGGGCGATGATGCATAACCCCACCATCCTGTTTATGGATGAACCGACGGTGGGGCTGGATGCGGCTATCAGACGGCGGATATGGTCGATTATTCGCCGGATCCAGAACGAAGGGACCACTATTCTGCTGACGACGCACTACATTGAAGAGGCTGAGTATCTGGCTGCCAGGGTGGCGTTTGTTGACCGGGGTGAGGTGGTTGCCGTTGACCGGCCGGCCAGTCTGGTGCAGCAAAAGGGCCGTTGGGTTGTGGACCGATTGGTTGACAATGAATTGCAGTCGCAATTTTTTTTGGATCATGAGGCTGCCCAGGCAGCGGCGGCGGCGGTGTCCGGCGGGGTGACCATCAGGCGGGTGAATCTTGAAGATGTTTTTCTTGACTTGACCGGGCGGAAAGTTGCCGAGTCATGA
- the ftsH gene encoding ATP-dependent zinc metalloprotease FtsH, whose protein sequence is MPKKAFRLKTPEPDIEINKPREQSRWQSPWNFSLLYFLVVFLFFYFFQSSLTPQRQEIPYSQFQEYLRTNQVAECVVSEKRIVGTLKIQDERGRPKAFATVLLADSELVDQLHQHGVKYSVRYSDNWLRDFLVGWILPMIFIFAVWGFLSRRLGSMGGNFLNIGKHKAKIHANEHAEVNFDDVAGVEEAELELQEVIEFLRNPQHFQRLGGHMPKGVMLVGPPGTGKTLLAKAVAGEAGVPFFSISGSEFIEMFVGVGAARVRDLFDQARQKAPCIIFIDELDAIGRQRGGQMAMGGHDEREQTLNQLLVEIDGFDTSKGVVVLAATNRPEILDKALLRSGRFDRQIVVDKPDLQGREDILSIHTRGLALADNVDLHLIARRTPGLVGADLANIANEAAILAARRNQPAVTTKDFEDAIERILAGPEKKRNSLGKEEKHRVAYHEAGHALVAMSVSSGEPVHKVSIIPRGIGALGYTLQLPVKEKFLATRNELLDQIAVLLGGRVAEELAFSDVSTGAQNDLERASEIAHKMVCEYGMSSDLGPRTFGKKSISPFLGSLISEERNYSDETAERIDAEVSKLIADAHRLVSELLTSKRSVLDHLTAVLEEKEVLTGDDVAAIIADQKASGSES, encoded by the coding sequence ATGCCAAAGAAAGCATTTCGTTTGAAAACGCCGGAACCGGACATCGAGATCAATAAGCCCCGGGAGCAGTCGCGCTGGCAAAGCCCCTGGAATTTCAGCCTGCTTTATTTCCTGGTGGTCTTTCTCTTCTTCTATTTTTTTCAGTCTTCCCTCACTCCCCAGCGGCAGGAAATTCCCTACAGCCAGTTTCAGGAATATTTGCGGACCAACCAGGTTGCCGAGTGCGTCGTCAGTGAAAAACGGATTGTCGGCACCCTGAAAATCCAGGATGAGCGGGGCCGTCCCAAGGCGTTTGCCACCGTGCTGCTTGCCGATAGTGAATTGGTTGACCAGCTGCACCAGCATGGGGTCAAATACTCGGTCCGCTATAGTGACAACTGGCTGCGGGATTTTCTGGTGGGCTGGATACTGCCAATGATTTTTATTTTTGCCGTCTGGGGCTTTCTCTCCCGGCGGCTGGGATCCATGGGGGGGAATTTTCTCAACATTGGCAAACATAAGGCAAAAATCCATGCCAATGAGCATGCAGAGGTAAATTTTGACGATGTTGCCGGGGTTGAAGAGGCGGAGCTGGAGCTGCAGGAGGTTATCGAGTTTCTGCGCAACCCCCAGCATTTTCAGCGTCTCGGCGGCCATATGCCGAAAGGGGTTATGCTGGTGGGCCCGCCGGGAACCGGCAAAACCTTGCTGGCCAAAGCGGTAGCCGGTGAGGCGGGAGTACCCTTTTTCAGCATCAGTGGCTCAGAATTTATCGAAATGTTTGTCGGTGTCGGGGCGGCCAGGGTTCGTGATCTTTTTGACCAGGCCCGCCAGAAGGCTCCCTGCATTATTTTTATCGATGAATTGGATGCCATCGGCCGCCAGCGGGGTGGCCAGATGGCCATGGGCGGCCACGATGAACGGGAGCAGACCCTGAACCAGCTGCTGGTGGAAATTGACGGCTTCGACACCAGTAAGGGAGTCGTAGTGCTGGCGGCGACCAATCGGCCGGAAATTCTTGATAAAGCCCTGCTGCGGTCCGGGCGCTTTGACCGGCAAATTGTGGTTGACAAGCCTGATTTGCAGGGGCGTGAAGATATCCTGAGCATTCATACCCGCGGCCTTGCGTTGGCGGACAATGTCGATTTGCATCTGATTGCCCGGCGAACACCGGGGCTGGTGGGTGCTGATCTGGCCAATATTGCCAATGAAGCGGCTATTCTGGCTGCCCGGCGAAATCAGCCCGCGGTGACCACCAAGGATTTCGAGGATGCCATTGAGCGGATTTTGGCCGGTCCCGAGAAAAAACGCAATTCTCTCGGGAAAGAGGAAAAGCACCGGGTTGCCTATCATGAGGCCGGCCATGCTCTGGTGGCCATGTCGGTGTCCAGCGGCGAGCCGGTCCATAAAGTATCTATCATTCCCCGGGGAATTGGGGCTTTAGGGTATACTCTTCAGCTGCCGGTCAAGGAGAAATTTCTTGCCACCAGGAATGAGTTGCTTGACCAGATTGCTGTCCTCCTGGGCGGGCGGGTTGCTGAAGAGCTGGCTTTCAGTGATGTTTCCACCGGTGCCCAGAATGACTTGGAGCGGGCCAGCGAGATTGCCCATAAAATGGTCTGTGAGTATGGGATGAGCAGCGATTTGGGGCCGCGGACTTTCGGTAAAAAAAGTATCTCGCCATTCTTAGGGAGTCTTATCAGCGAGGAGCGCAATTATAGCGATGAAACCGCTGAGCGGATTGATGCCGAGGTCAGCAAGCTCATTGCTGATGCCCACCGGCTGGTCAGTGAACTCCTGACCAGCAAGCGTTCGGTGCTGGATCATTTGACCGCCGTTCTGGAGGAGAAGGAGGTTTTGACCGGCGATGATGTGGCAGCCATTATTGCCGATCAGAAGGCATCTGGATCAGAGAGCTGA
- a CDS encoding OmpA family protein: protein MMKRFVWCLGLLGIVLLTGCFQGATKKPAPVTMTPLSMTGYQLKVNAFHVLTDVSNSMADPYQGYVKQDLAKAILTSLNQGIPEARLDGGLRSFGKPGDATTSLLTPISTYDRTAYQQLIDSLTATSGNTPMEAGINATHDDFANVAGQTALIIVSDALPYPKEDNDPAAAVRKLKATYGSRLCIYPILVGNDPGGRALLEAMIKESGCGFVTNGGDLMDQGKMKQFIIDVFLRKAPPAPKPMPSPKPAPPLDSDGDGVLDRDDACPNTPRGAPVNARGCWYIKGLNFDTDKAVIKSQYEPALNEAVVILRANPQITIEIKGYTDSQGSEKYNQGLSERRALAVETYFKNAGIAASRMISNGYGESNPLADNTTSSGRAANRRVVIDVKE, encoded by the coding sequence ATGATGAAACGATTCGTATGGTGTTTAGGATTGCTGGGAATAGTGCTGCTCACCGGCTGTTTTCAGGGCGCTACCAAAAAACCGGCCCCCGTGACCATGACACCTTTGTCAATGACCGGCTATCAACTGAAAGTCAACGCGTTCCATGTGCTGACCGATGTTTCCAACTCAATGGCAGACCCTTATCAGGGCTACGTTAAGCAGGATCTTGCCAAAGCTATTCTGACCTCCCTGAACCAGGGAATCCCTGAAGCCAGGCTGGATGGCGGTCTGCGCTCGTTCGGCAAACCAGGAGATGCAACCACCTCCCTGCTAACCCCAATCAGCACCTATGACCGGACGGCATATCAGCAGCTGATTGATTCTTTGACAGCCACAAGCGGCAACACCCCCATGGAAGCCGGCATCAACGCTACTCATGATGATTTTGCCAATGTTGCCGGCCAGACAGCCCTGATCATTGTCAGCGATGCCCTGCCCTACCCGAAAGAGGACAACGACCCGGCGGCCGCCGTCAGGAAGCTGAAGGCCACCTATGGCTCCCGGCTCTGCATCTATCCCATCCTGGTCGGCAACGACCCCGGCGGCCGCGCCCTACTGGAAGCCATGATCAAGGAAAGCGGCTGCGGCTTCGTTACCAATGGCGGCGACCTGATGGATCAGGGAAAGATGAAGCAGTTTATCATTGATGTCTTTTTACGGAAGGCGCCGCCGGCTCCGAAGCCAATGCCGTCTCCGAAACCCGCACCGCCGCTGGACAGCGATGGTGATGGCGTTCTCGACCGCGACGATGCCTGCCCCAACACTCCTAGGGGCGCACCGGTGAACGCCCGCGGATGCTGGTACATCAAAGGCCTGAATTTTGACACTGACAAAGCAGTCATCAAATCCCAGTACGAACCGGCCCTGAACGAAGCAGTGGTCATTTTACGGGCCAATCCACAAATCACTATTGAAATCAAGGGTTATACCGACAGCCAGGGCAGCGAAAAGTATAATCAGGGTTTGTCGGAAAGACGGGCACTGGCAGTGGAAACCTATTTCAAAAATGCCGGCATCGCCGCCAGCCGGATGATCTCAAACGGCTATGGCGAGAGCAATCCGCTGGCCGACAATACCACCAGCAGCGGCCGGGCCGCCAACCGCAGAGTGGTCATCGACGTCAAAGAATAA